The Ruminococcaceae bacterium R-25 genomic interval TCATGAAGGAGATGGGCAAGATCCCGAAGGAGCAGAAGGCCGAGTACGGCAAGATGGTAAATGAACTCAGAAACTGGGCTACAGAGAAGTTCGACACTATGGATGCAGAGTTCAAGGCAGCTGAGCAGAAGGCACGTTATGAGGCTGAGGCTATCGACGTAACGCTTCCTTCCAAGAAGCTCAAGAAGGGCTATCTCCATCCCAATACTCAGGTCAGAAACCAGATTGTGGATATTTTCGGTTCAATGGGCTTCGAAGTTTATGAAGGCAACGAGATCGAGACAGATCACTATAACTTCACGGCTTTGAACATCCCGAAGGATCACCCTTCACGCGATATGCAGGACACATTCTACTTAAGCCCTGAGTTCCTTTTGAGAACGCAGACTTCAGCAGGTCAGGTCCATGTCATGGAGACACAGAAACCTCCGATCAAGATCATCTCACCGGGTAAGGTTTTCCGTTCCGATGACGACGCTACACACTCACCGATGTTCTCCCAGATGGAAGGACTTGTAGTTGATGAGGGCATCA includes:
- a CDS encoding phenylalanyl-tRNA synthetase alpha subunit, whose product is MAELSELSEKLSAIKSQIETDLAGLTSSKAVFEYKKSVMDSKEGKIGSLMKEMGKIPKEQKAEYGKMVNELRNWATEKFDTMDAEFKAAEQKARYEAEAIDVTLPSKKLKKGYLHPNTQVRNQIVDIFGSMGFEVYEGNEIETDHYNFTALNIPKDHPSRDMQDTFYLSPEFLLRTQTSAGQVHVMETQKPPIKIISPGKVFRSDDDATHSPMFSQMEGLVVDEGITLCDLQGMLDVFVKKIFGEETRTRLRPSYFPFTEPSVEVDVSCFQCGGKGCKLCKGTGWIEVLGAGVVNKKVLEGCGIDSDKYSGLAFGIGIDRIAMLKYGINNIKLLFESDLRVLEQIDD